Proteins from a single region of Amycolatopsis sp. CA-230715:
- a CDS encoding aldo/keto reductase, with the protein MVPTRKLNNDVAMPVLGFGVYKIPDDEVERAVHTAFEAGYRSIDTATLYANERGVGAAVRASGLPREEVFVTTKLWNTEHGHDRALKAFDTSLGELGLDYVDLYLIHWPLPARDRYVETWRALEKILGDGRARAIGVSNFQVPHLRRLFDETGVVPAVNQIELHPHLQQAELRGFHDEHGIVTEAWSPLARGGELLGDQVVTTVARKHGRTPAQVVLRWQIEMGHVVIPKSVTRERIEENIAIFDFELDSSDIAGFAALESGTRLGPDPDRLGS; encoded by the coding sequence ATGGTCCCCACCCGGAAGCTGAACAACGATGTCGCCATGCCCGTGCTCGGTTTCGGCGTGTACAAGATCCCCGACGACGAGGTCGAACGCGCGGTGCACACCGCGTTCGAAGCGGGCTACCGGAGCATCGACACCGCGACGCTGTACGCGAACGAGCGCGGTGTCGGCGCGGCCGTGCGCGCGAGCGGGCTGCCGCGCGAAGAGGTCTTCGTGACCACGAAGCTCTGGAACACCGAGCACGGCCACGATCGCGCGCTGAAGGCGTTCGACACCAGCTTGGGGGAGCTGGGGCTCGACTACGTGGACCTGTACCTGATCCACTGGCCGCTGCCCGCGCGGGACCGGTACGTCGAAACCTGGCGCGCGCTGGAAAAGATCCTCGGCGACGGCCGCGCCCGCGCGATCGGGGTGTCGAACTTCCAGGTTCCCCATCTGCGCAGGCTCTTCGACGAGACCGGGGTCGTGCCCGCGGTGAACCAGATCGAGCTGCACCCGCACCTTCAGCAGGCGGAGCTGCGCGGGTTCCACGACGAGCACGGGATCGTCACCGAGGCGTGGAGCCCGCTGGCCCGCGGCGGCGAGCTGCTCGGCGACCAGGTGGTCACCACGGTCGCGCGCAAGCACGGCAGGACACCGGCGCAGGTCGTGCTGCGCTGGCAGATCGAGATGGGCCACGTGGTGATCCCGAAGTCGGTGACCAGGGAACGGATCGAGGAGAACATCGCGATCTTCGACTTCGAGCTCGACTCGTCGGACATCGCGGGGTTCGCCGCGCTGGAGTCGGGGACGCGGCTGGGCCCCGATCCCGACCGGCTCGGTTCCTGA
- a CDS encoding sensor histidine kinase, with amino-acid sequence MNLRDLSAGLVGARSLRARITLLATGLAAAVSLVLLWLAWTLVGDSVAAVPQMPPNTTVRVDGTDFDASELAAHLREHARDKVLLAGSIAFCCVVVATAILAWTFTSRVLRPLREITGTARRLSVESMGARIGRLESKDELAELAATFDAMLDRLQAAFDAQRHFVANASHELRTPLSVIRTELDVTLSDEDADEAELRRMAGVVRDATERAEQLVGSLLLLARTDGAGLVVAEHVDLAAVVDSAWRAARGEAERRRLRTEFATAPAFAVGDPALLERVAGNLLENAVRHNVDGGWIEVTTQAGQDGVVLAVRSSGGLVDPAAVPELFEPFRRAGVARTARSGAGLGLSIVRAAVQAHGGSVSAEPVVGGGLFVVVRFPAVP; translated from the coding sequence GTGAACCTCCGCGACCTTTCCGCGGGCCTGGTGGGCGCGCGCAGCCTGCGTGCCCGCATCACCCTCCTCGCCACCGGTCTCGCCGCCGCGGTCAGCCTCGTGCTGCTGTGGCTGGCGTGGACGCTGGTCGGCGATTCGGTCGCGGCTGTCCCGCAGATGCCGCCGAACACCACGGTGCGGGTCGACGGCACGGACTTCGACGCCTCGGAACTCGCCGCGCACCTGCGCGAGCACGCCAGGGACAAGGTGCTGCTGGCCGGGTCGATCGCGTTCTGCTGCGTGGTGGTGGCCACCGCGATCCTCGCCTGGACGTTCACCTCGCGCGTGCTGCGGCCGCTGCGGGAGATCACCGGTACCGCGAGGCGCCTTTCGGTCGAGTCGATGGGCGCCAGGATCGGCAGGCTCGAATCGAAGGACGAACTGGCGGAGCTGGCGGCGACCTTCGACGCCATGCTCGACCGGCTGCAGGCCGCGTTCGACGCGCAGCGGCACTTCGTCGCGAACGCGAGCCACGAGCTGCGGACGCCGTTGTCGGTGATCCGGACCGAACTGGACGTCACACTGTCCGATGAGGACGCTGACGAGGCGGAACTGCGCCGCATGGCCGGGGTGGTGCGCGATGCGACGGAACGCGCCGAACAACTCGTCGGGTCCCTGCTGCTGCTGGCCCGCACCGACGGCGCCGGGCTGGTGGTCGCCGAGCACGTCGACCTCGCCGCCGTGGTGGACAGCGCGTGGCGCGCCGCGCGCGGGGAGGCCGAGCGGCGGCGGCTGCGCACCGAATTCGCCACCGCGCCCGCGTTCGCGGTCGGGGATCCCGCGCTGCTCGAACGCGTCGCGGGCAACCTGCTCGAAAACGCGGTGCGCCACAACGTCGACGGCGGCTGGATCGAAGTGACCACCCAGGCCGGGCAGGACGGTGTGGTGCTGGCCGTGCGGTCCTCCGGCGGGCTCGTCGACCCGGCCGCGGTGCCCGAGCTGTTCGAACCGTTCCGGCGCGCGGGCGTGGCCAGGACCGCGCGGTCCGGCGCGGGGCTCGGGTTGTCGATCGTGCGCGCCGCGGTGCAGGCGCACGGCGGCTCGGTCAGCGCGGAACCGGTGGTCGGCGGCGGGCTGTTCGTAGTCGTGCGGTTCCCCGCCGTGCCGTGA
- a CDS encoding response regulator transcription factor: protein MRILVVEDEEPLAEAIARGLRREGMAVDVALNGDDGHEKATVTRYDVVLLDRDLPGMPGDELCKEIVASGELTRVLMLTASGTVSDRVEGLSLGADDYLAKPFAFPELVARVRALGRRATPAAPPLLVAGDVELDPAKRTVRRESGPVELTRKEFGVLEVLLSASGSVVSSEELLERVWDENADPFTTTVRVTVMTLRKKLGEPGIIETVVGSGYRVPGSGTKAG from the coding sequence GTGCGGATTCTGGTAGTGGAAGACGAAGAACCCCTCGCCGAGGCGATCGCGCGCGGACTGCGTCGCGAGGGAATGGCCGTCGACGTCGCCCTCAACGGCGACGATGGCCACGAAAAGGCGACCGTCACCCGGTACGACGTGGTGCTGCTCGATCGTGACCTGCCCGGCATGCCCGGCGACGAGCTGTGCAAGGAGATCGTCGCCTCCGGCGAGCTGACCAGGGTGCTCATGCTCACCGCGAGCGGCACCGTGTCCGATCGCGTGGAAGGGCTTTCCCTCGGCGCGGACGACTACCTCGCGAAGCCGTTCGCGTTCCCGGAACTCGTCGCCAGGGTGCGCGCGCTCGGCCGCAGGGCGACCCCCGCCGCGCCGCCGCTGCTCGTCGCGGGCGACGTCGAGCTGGACCCGGCGAAGCGCACCGTGCGGCGCGAAAGCGGCCCCGTCGAGCTCACCCGCAAGGAGTTCGGCGTGCTCGAAGTCCTGCTGTCGGCCAGCGGATCGGTGGTCAGCAGCGAGGAACTGCTCGAACGCGTGTGGGACGAGAACGCCGACCCGTTCACCACGACCGTGCGGGTCACCGTGATGACCCTGCGGAAGAAGCTCGGTGAGCCCGGCATCATCGAAACCGTGGTGGGCTCGGGATACCGCGTTCCCGGCTCTGGTACGAAAGCCGGGTGA